The region TATCATCAGGAATAAATAGCGAAAAAGACCAGCAGCGTATGCTTGAGACTATCATTGAGGGAGCGAATAAATTTGCAGTCGTGACAACCTATGGCATTCGGCCTTTAGATAATGGCAAGCTATCAGCGACGATAAAATCACTTCTAAGCTCAATCGCTAACAAGCAAGACGATCCTAATTTTACTCTGGCTTTTTTATATAACAAAAGTACTTGGCAACAGAATTTAGTTGTAGGAAAACGTACTGCTATCAGCCAAAAAGATCCAAACCAATGGGATGAACTTGTTAAAGCTTACAATGAAGAAGTCACCAAGGAAGGAGGCAAAAAAATAGAAAATCTTAAATGCCGCGTGTTTTTTATTGCTGAAAAACCCTCTGGACTCACTGGATCACACCATAATAAATACTTGATTAATGATAATGGCATGATGGCCACTCTAGGCGCTAGTTTAGGCAATAAAACAAAATCACAATGGTTTGATAGTGGGGCTATCTTCCTCTCAAAACAGCTAGTGACATCGCAAAGAGATTATTTTCTAGATATGATGAAGAATCATGAAGGTCATATAGGTCAATTACAAATCTGTCCAGAGCAAGGCAGTGCTTCCCTTTTGCCATTTCCAGATGGCGAAGTGTTATCTGAGCATTTAAGTAATGTTGACATTAGCTCACCTTACGTAGAAAACACGCTCACTCCACCCATAAAAAAATTACTTGAAAACAAGCAATTTCAGCTTAACACTCCCTCGACTGAAGAAGTGCTCTGGCTGCAAAATGAAGGCAACACAACATTAAGCAGAACAGCCAAACCAATAGGTAAAGCCATTCAGCACATTTTTACATCAGCTCAAGCTGGTGACACCATTAAACTACGAAATTGCAGTATTAATGCTATTGAAGATTGGGGCTTAGATGCGCTTAAGAGAGGCGTTAACATTAACATTTTGGGGCCCGTTAATAAGTCAGATAGTGGGTTTTTTACTTCAATAGGCAAGATTAATTCAGCACTACAAGAAGAAAGCAAAATACATAACGCCACTGAATTAAATGATCAACTTGGGAAAATGCAAGTAAGTGTATTTAATCCTGTACAAGCCCTTAAAGATAAACACGATTTTAACCCTGGTGACTTAGGGGCCGTAGATCATGGCAAGGTATATATTTTAGATAAAGCAGATAGCCGAGATTCTATTATGATGACGGGCACGCACAACTTAGATGGACAATCATTTAAGCGTAGCAGAGAAAACATGCTGGTCATCAACCCTCAGTCCTCTAAATTAGACGATGCACTATTTAATCATATTTGGGATGCTTGCCCGACCTTAACTGAAAATGAATTATTAGAGTTAACCAATGAAGCGCAACGATATCATGGAATAAAAGCACAACCATTTTCAGTAGCACCGCTAGATATGTTTATGCAACCTCAAGTCCAAGGAATATCAACAGCATTAAGAGACAAACTGGGTATAAAGTAAGCCGCACTATAATCTATTTTTTATCAGTAAGAAGTAAAGCTAATTAGGTCATTGAGGCTACATAACATCAGCCATGTTTAGCGACTCACAACCTGACTAGATAGACCTCTCAATATTTGGCCTATTTTATCAAAAACGGCATCACACCCACTCACATTATGACGTTGCTGCAAGTATTCTGGTGAATGATAAGATAGCCAAACTTTACCCGTTTCATCTTGCCAAAATAGGGCTTTTTGAGGTAAATCTATGGCAGTTTCATCGACAGTATATGGACTCTCAACCGACACCATTCCCTCTGGCAATGCATTCCCAAAACTAAGACCGCTCATGCCTAAAGTAACAATTAAAGCCCCTAATAATTTTTTGTTCATCATCCCGTAATATGCTCAACCATAATAAATTGCTATATCAATAGACCAAGTTAACCACAAAAAATTTCAATCAATGTTATCAATGCCATTAATACGAGAATAATTAATGGCATGAATTCAAAAGTGCTAAAGTCTCACAGCGCGACCCATCTTAAATGGATATAAAACGTCGTTTTGGCGGTGCATGCATTAAGAAGTTTTGATGCGAAATATTCCATGCATAAGCCCCTGCATGAGTAAATACCAGATAATCTCCAACCGCAAGCTTATCCACATACTGTTGTTTAGCCAATACATCTTTAGGGGTGCATAACTGACCCACCAGCGTTACCCTTTGTTGTTCGAGGATTGGCGTTATCGTTGACACTAAGTCAAAGTCAAAAGTACGATCTTTTTCAGGATTAGCACTTAACTCGGAACCATTATTAACGTTATGGTGAGCCAATAACTCCGCTTGTGTCAGCACAAAAAAAGGATGATTATGATCTTGTGCTGCTGGGGTTCGAAAGTGGTGTGTACCACCATGTGCAATCGCAAACCATTGACCATGATTCTTTTTAATGTCTAGTACTTGCATCACATAGTAGCCCATCGCCGCCGTGACAAATCGGCCACATTCGAACCGTATTTTAACCTTCTCCATATCAGACTTTGTGATTAACACCTGAAGCTCTGCACAAAAACGTGACCAATCGAATACCTGCTGAGGATCGGCGTAATTAACCCCTATTCCTCCTCCAACATTCAACAATGGTAAATGTACATTATACCTTTGACACCAATTTTTAAACGTTGAGAAATATAACGCCATCAAATCGAGGTGGCGAGCAACATCTAGCTGGTGAGACATAAGGTGAAAATGAAAACCAACCAACTCAACTAAAGGTTTACCCGCCAATGTTGGCAAATCACCTATCAACGCCATGGCTGCATCTAATTCACACGCGTCGATACCAAATGGAGTTGGCTTGCCTCCCATCGTCAGGCGAGTTTCTGCTATCCCCTCTAACGAAATATTCATCCGTAATAAAATACGACAATGACGCTGCTTATGTTGACAGAGTGCACCTATCCGCTGTAATTCGGTTAAACTCTCAACGTGAATAGCATCCACATTAAGATCGATTGCTTGTGATAGCTCGCAGAGCAGTTTCCCAGGTCCGCCAAAAATCAATGGAACCTGAGGCTGACACTCATGTAACCAATTCAACTCTCCGCCGGAGGCAGCCTCAAACCCTTGAACTATAGGCGCTAACTTTGCCAATATTTCAGCTTCAGGATTGGCCTTAGCAGCATAGTAAAGTTCACAATTACTCGGCAATGCTG is a window of Shewanella sp. VB17 DNA encoding:
- a CDS encoding type III PLP-dependent enzyme, translating into MDNIIHTILSLKAEESSQTPLCAYLYDLDELQSHATAMVAALPSNCELYYAAKANPEAEILAKLAPIVQGFEAASGGELNWLHECQPQVPLIFGGPGKLLCELSQAIDLNVDAIHVESLTELQRIGALCQHKQRHCRILLRMNISLEGIAETRLTMGGKPTPFGIDACELDAAMALIGDLPTLAGKPLVELVGFHFHLMSHQLDVARHLDLMALYFSTFKNWCQRYNVHLPLLNVGGGIGVNYADPQQVFDWSRFCAELQVLITKSDMEKVKIRFECGRFVTAAMGYYVMQVLDIKKNHGQWFAIAHGGTHHFRTPAAQDHNHPFFVLTQAELLAHHNVNNGSELSANPEKDRTFDFDLVSTITPILEQQRVTLVGQLCTPKDVLAKQQYVDKLAVGDYLVFTHAGAYAWNISHQNFLMHAPPKRRFISI
- a CDS encoding phospholipase D-like domain-containing protein, translated to MSNINNTMLTSLSQPSDISHPLQSASRYQHISSSSSTVNSTQQNMLAPTGKASPFEKIAHTTPDKIAEADKNRLIKKIPMTCLPEQQTVHTIHPKGINALNNKLDNFDKKNVQLGEAMILSSGINSEKDQQRMLETIIEGANKFAVVTTYGIRPLDNGKLSATIKSLLSSIANKQDDPNFTLAFLYNKSTWQQNLVVGKRTAISQKDPNQWDELVKAYNEEVTKEGGKKIENLKCRVFFIAEKPSGLTGSHHNKYLINDNGMMATLGASLGNKTKSQWFDSGAIFLSKQLVTSQRDYFLDMMKNHEGHIGQLQICPEQGSASLLPFPDGEVLSEHLSNVDISSPYVENTLTPPIKKLLENKQFQLNTPSTEEVLWLQNEGNTTLSRTAKPIGKAIQHIFTSAQAGDTIKLRNCSINAIEDWGLDALKRGVNINILGPVNKSDSGFFTSIGKINSALQEESKIHNATELNDQLGKMQVSVFNPVQALKDKHDFNPGDLGAVDHGKVYILDKADSRDSIMMTGTHNLDGQSFKRSRENMLVINPQSSKLDDALFNHIWDACPTLTENELLELTNEAQRYHGIKAQPFSVAPLDMFMQPQVQGISTALRDKLGIK